One window of the Branchiostoma lanceolatum isolate klBraLanc5 chromosome 3, klBraLanc5.hap2, whole genome shotgun sequence genome contains the following:
- the LOC136431481 gene encoding sideroflexin-1-like produces the protein MADQIAVDSAVSSTTVPSTSTLKVNLDAPRFDQSTFSGRAKHFFTITDPRNLLATSSQLEEAKSLVLQYRLGKLPSSVTEDQLWQAKNLYDSAFHPDTGEKMFLIGRMSAQVPMNMTITGFMMTFYKTTPAVVFWQWINQSFNAIVNYTNRSGDSPIPVRTLGLSYVLATTAATGTALGLNSIVKNIASPLIGRYVPFAAVAAANCINIPCMRSRELTNGIPINDENGNRVGESRRAATLAITQVVVSRIVMAMPGMAIPPIIMNYMEQKGILLKRFPWTAAPLQIGIIGVSLVFATPLCCAIFPQKSSMSVKLLEPEVRDKLPDSTTRVYFNKGL, from the exons atggcGGACCAGATAGCAGTCGACAGTGCTGTCTCAAGTACGACAGTCCCATCAACTTCTACACTGAAGGTGAACTTGGACGCGCCACGGTTCGACCAGAGCACGTTCTCCGGTCGTGCGAAACACTTCTTCACCATCACAGATCCTCGCAACCTGCTGGCAACCTCCTCGCAACTTGAGGAGGCCAAGTCGTTGGTGCTGCAGTACAG ACTAGGAAAGTTGCCGTCCAGCGTGACGGAGGATCAGCTGTGGCAGGCTAAGAACCTGTACGACTCAGCCTTCCATCCCGACACGGGAGAGAAGATGTTCCTGATTGGACGGATGTCGGCGCAAGTCCCCATGAATATGACCATCACCGGGTTCATGATGACCTTCTACAA AACCACACCTGCAGTTGTTTTTTGGCAGTGGATTAACCAGTCGTTTAACGCCATCGTTAACTACACCAACAGAAGTGGAGATTCTCCCATCCCAGTCAG gacgTTGGGGCTTTCATATGTGCTGGCAACAACAGCTGCTACAGGGACAGCTCTAGGACTGAACTCGATCGTCAAG AACATCGCTTCACCTCTGATTGGCCGATATGTTCCGTTTGCTGCTGTAGCCGCGGCCAACTGTATCAACATCCCCTGCATGAGGTCCAG AGAGCTGACAAACGGGATTCCCATCAACGACGAGAACGGGAACCGCGTGGGAGAGTCTCGGCGCGCAGCGACACTGGCCATCACTCAGGTGGTAGTGTCTCGCATAGTCATGGCTATGCCGGGCATGG CTATACCACCCATCATAATGAACTACATGGAGCAAAAGGGCATCCTTCTCAAG CGTTTCCCGTGGACTGCTGCTCCCCTCCAGATAGGCATCATTGGTGTCTC CCTGGTGTTTGCCACTCCATTGTGTTGTGCCATTTTCCCACAAAAAAG TTCAATGTCGGTGAAGCTGTTGGAACCTGAGGTTCGGGATAAACTACCTGATTCCACAACCCGAGTCTACTTTAACAAGGGGCTTTGA
- the LOC136431482 gene encoding TBC1 domain family member 2B-like yields the protein MEGTLVDLDVPVFCRKDPIEPQVEKTTPRTAEGTLVDLDSTEPVVVGQDSTETEALKTEVTEPLSKLCGYLNKRADRGLVKNFRQRWFVFEPRRCRLYYYKSSEDATALGSIDIAGASFSFDQGEQEGRAGQFEISSGDRTFVLQASDHSTMMFWLQELQLRRRHYSQLRTSMARTFSTSAMASASVLPPKSGLLKQQGTPQAETSVQYQTVPPLVTIDETSRGVTTVNANVCLPSDNDTKHWSAETENKHGDHQGYTKVTTSQPPPSPTRSGVNRMSGFASSIKKKLSGNRAVNQTETGSVPHSQENLSTLQEKVETLEQELEANQKVIKILHEQLSSAQQEKRSSDHFVQAGSEKERLELVRQRDRQLAEVQKQLNETKMEREDMRLDLKLSESSMQELKEQLLMFQEMLQAKDQDSLEAFQTQNRFLNNEILQLNLLRNDDATREQLHLEKMSELEARYYQIKSKYLLLLNELHTPQRGGEENKTQEVISQLLDEAINVEGNEPVETPGRLQPLREEKFDRYGFSLEADLGEANPVVSRAGSLMRRSEEIQARSAEESISIGVKWENYFANIGNRDLMRLPELKSLIRAGIPYEYRERIWNWCVRLRVQDSRAQANRAAPNQSHYQHLHITNRGKFNPAGKQIELDLMRTLPHNVHYASMESEGIQKLRRVLVAYSWHNPAIGYCQGLNRIVAIALLFMTEEDAFWCLVAIVEHIMPQDYFSKTLAGSQVDQRVFKDLLKEKLPHLSSHLDNNNVDLSLVTFNWFLTIFVDGIPTDTMLRIWDAFLYEGSKVLFRYALAFFKASEDAILQQKDYMSIFKFLRQMPQTMVDTRRLAQIAFHDLNPFPRRNINARRVFHKENVWAELRELDAIREDFTSSYEQRTTDFLSDDES from the exons ATGGAAGGAACTTTGGTGGACTTGGACGTTCCTGTCTTTTGTCGGAAAGATCCCATCGAGCCTCAAGTCGAGAAAACAACACCAAGAACCGCGGAAGGAACTTTGGTGGACTTGGATTCCACGGAACCTGTTGTTGTTGGACAAGATTCCACCGAAACTGAAGCCTTGAAGACGGAAGTAACGGAACCACTGTCAAAGCTCTGCGGCTATCTGAACAAGAGAGCCGACAGAGGACTGGTCAAAAATTTCAGACAGAGATGGTTCGTCTTCGAACCTAGAAGATGTCGCTTGTACTACTACAAGTCGTCGGAAGATGCGACGGCGCTGGGCTCCATAGACATCGCCGGGGCTTCCTTCTCGTTTGACCAAGGAGAGCAGGAAGGGAGGGCGGGGCAGTTTGAGATCAGCTCCGGTGACAGGACGTTCGTTCTACAG GCGTCCGACCACAGTACCATGATGTTCTGGCTGCAAGAGTTACAGTTGAGGAGACGACACTACAGTCAGCTGCGCACCAGCATGGCACGGACATTCTCCACTTCAGCCATGGCCTCAGCGTCTGTCTTACCGCCAAAGAGCGGCTTACTGAAGCAGCAAGGCACCCCACAAG CAGAAACATCTGTTCAGTACCAGACCGTACCTCCTTTGGTAACCATCGATGAAACCTCCAGAGGAGTTACAACTGTGAACGCTAACGTCTGCTTACCTTCTGACAACGACACAAAACATTGGTCAGCGGAGACGGAAAACAAGCACGGCGACCATCAAGGTTACACCAAGGTCACGACCTCACAGCCTCCTCCATCTCCAACTAGGTCAGGAGTCAACAGGATGTCTGGCTTTGCCAGCTCCATCAAGAAGAAACTATCGGGCAACAGAGCCGTCAATCAAACTGAGACAGGAAGTGTTCCGCATAGCCAGGAAAACCTTTCAACCCTTCAAGAGAAAGTCGAAACCCTGGAGCAAGAACTGGAAGCAAACCAAAAAGTCATCAAAATTCTCCACGAGCAACTTTCGTCGGCGCAACAGGAAAAGCGATCCAGCGACCATTTTGTGCAGGCGGGTAGCGAGAAGGAAAGACTAGAGCTTGTGCGACAGAGGGACAGACAGTTGGCGGAGGTCCAGAAGCAACTGAACGAGACTAAGATGGAGAGGGAAGACATGCGGTTGGACCTGAAGTTGAGTGAATCGTCCATGCAGGAACTGAAGGAACAACTGCTGATGTTTCAGGAGATGCTGCAGGCCAAGGATCAG gaTTCACTAGAAGCATTCCAGACCCAAAACAGGTTCCTGAACAATGAGATCTTGCAGTTGAACTTGTTAAGGAATGATGATGCAACAAGGGAACAGCTTCATTTGGAAAAG ATGTCGGAACTAGAAGCCAGATACTATCAGATCAAGAGTAAGTACCTGCTACTGCTGAACGAGCTGCACACCCCACagaggggaggggaggagaACAAGACTCAGGAGGTCATCTCACAACTACTGGACGAGGCCATCAACGTGGAGGGCAACGAACCAGTGGAGACGCCCGGGAGGCTGCAGCCTTTAAG GGAAGAGAAGTTTGACCGTTATGGGTTCAGCCTGGAAGCAGACCTGGGGGAAGCCAATCCTGTGGTCAGCAGGGCGGGGTCATTAATGAGACGGTCCGAGGAAATCCAGGCCAGGTCCGCAGAGGAGAGTATATCCATTG GTGTGAAATGGGAAAACTACTTTGCTAACATCGGGAATCGTGACCTCATGCGTCTGCCTGAGTTAAAGTCGCTGATTCGCGCCGGCATCCCGTACGAGTACCGTGAGCGTATCTGGAACTGGTGCGTGCGGCTTCGCGTCCAGGACAGCCGGGCTCAGGCCAACAGGGCGGCGCCCAACCAGTCTCATTACCAACACCTGCACATCACCAACAG GGGGAAGTTCAACCCCGCTGGTAAACAGATCGAGCTGGACCTGATGCGAACCCTCCCGCACAACGTGCACTACGCTTCCATGGAGTCCGAGGGAATCCAGAAGCTCCGCAGGGTACTGGTCGCGTACAGCTGGCACAACCCCGCCATTGGCTACTGTCAGGGCCTGAACAGGATTGTGGCCATCGCCCTGTTGTTCATGACGGAGGAAGACGCGTTCTGGTGTCTGGTGGCCATCGTGGAACACATCATGCCCCAGGACTACTTCAGCAAGACTCTAGCAGGCTCTCAG GTGGATCAGAGGGTTTTTAAAGACCTCCTGAAGGAGAAGTTACCGCACCTGTCCAGTCACCTGGATAACAACAACGTGGACCTGTCCctcgtcaccttcaactggttCCTCACCATCTTTGTGGACGGGATACCGACTGACACCATGTTGAG AATTTGGGATGCCTTCCTTTACGAGGGTTCCAAGGTCCTGTTCCGTTATGCCCTTGCATTCTTCAAAGCCAGTGAAGATGCCATCTTACAACAGAAGGACTACATGTCCATCTTCAAGTTTCTTCGACAGATGCCACAAACTATGGTGGACACAAG ACGTCTGGCCCAGATTGCGTTCCACGACCTGAACCCGTTCCCAAGGCGGAACATCAACGCTCGGCGCGTGTTCCACAAGGAGAACGTGTGGGCGGAACTCCGGGAGCTGGACGCCATCCGGGAAGACTTCACCAGTTCTTACGAGCAGAGAACGACAGACTTTCTAAGTGATGACGAGAGCTAA